From Echinicola jeungdonensis, the proteins below share one genomic window:
- a CDS encoding HesB/IscA family protein — protein MQIPISITDKAHQEIQNIMSTKNIPSEYSLRVGVKGGGCGGMAYALGFDTAKDGDQEFEYRGIPILIEKRHVMFLMGMQVDFYDGNDARGFTFVNPDLPKRHDVEEG, from the coding sequence ATGCAAATTCCAATTTCCATCACCGACAAAGCCCATCAAGAGATACAAAACATCATGAGTACCAAGAACATTCCCTCCGAATACTCTCTCCGGGTTGGTGTAAAAGGCGGAGGCTGTGGGGGTATGGCTTATGCTTTGGGTTTCGACACAGCCAAAGATGGGGATCAGGAATTTGAGTACAGAGGCATTCCCATCCTGATCGAAAAAAGACATGTGATGTTCCTAATGGGCATGCAAGTTGATTTTTATGATGGCAACGATGCCCGGGGATTTACCTTTGTTAATCCTGATTTGCCCAAAAGACATGATGTGGAAGAGGGTTGA
- a CDS encoding YkvA family protein yields the protein MSNWKENTEAYLDKAKILYHQKATAIAENKAKLNRLLHQVSEKLDQVSHSPYFQNAKEQIYVLVRMIKAYYHNDYRAFSRKSLVLLVLGLLYFVIPLDIIPDFIMGLGYIDDVTVMLAVYKSIQEDIQDFLDWERTKE from the coding sequence ATGTCAAACTGGAAAGAAAATACTGAGGCCTATTTGGACAAGGCCAAAATTCTCTATCATCAAAAGGCTACAGCCATTGCGGAAAACAAAGCCAAATTAAACAGGTTGCTTCATCAGGTTTCCGAGAAGCTGGACCAAGTTTCGCATAGCCCATATTTCCAAAACGCAAAAGAGCAAATTTATGTGTTAGTTCGCATGATCAAAGCTTATTATCACAATGATTATCGGGCGTTTTCCCGAAAATCATTGGTGCTATTGGTTTTGGGACTTTTGTATTTTGTAATCCCATTGGATATTATTCCTGATTTTATCATGGGCTTGGGCTATATAGATGATGTGACGGTAATGTTGGCCGTTTATAAAAGCATTCAGGAGGATATTCAAGATTTTTTGGATTGGGAGAGAACTAAGGAGTAG
- a CDS encoding thioredoxin family protein: MSTITSSISPELIDQAMNYADYRGLIDQLLEEDKTTGDNHSETMLDYTRINVQRMKRWDKTAKVGEEIKEAIQEVDSPQVWLVLTEAWCGDAAQNIPYIEKLASHNENIKIRYLLRDENPGVMDQYLTNGGRSIPKLVALEEDTLEEQFTWGPRPQVVQQKMLDYKANPESMTSEEFKKSIHLWYAKDKNSTLEKEFLSLLTNKN, from the coding sequence ATGAGTACCATTACTTCTTCGATCAGTCCTGAGCTGATTGACCAAGCAATGAATTATGCCGATTACAGAGGTTTGATTGACCAACTTTTGGAAGAGGATAAAACCACTGGGGACAATCATTCCGAAACTATGCTGGACTATACCCGCATTAATGTCCAAAGGATGAAACGCTGGGATAAGACAGCCAAGGTGGGCGAAGAAATCAAGGAAGCCATTCAAGAAGTGGACAGCCCACAGGTTTGGTTGGTCCTGACCGAAGCCTGGTGTGGGGATGCTGCCCAAAACATCCCCTATATTGAAAAGCTTGCCAGCCACAACGAAAATATCAAAATAAGATACTTACTCAGGGATGAAAATCCCGGGGTCATGGACCAATACCTGACCAATGGGGGAAGGTCCATTCCCAAATTGGTGGCTTTGGAAGAGGATACCTTAGAGGAGCAATTTACCTGGGGACCAAGGCCGCAGGTAGTGCAACAAAAAATGTTGGACTATAAAGCCAATCCTGAGAGCATGACTTCGGAGGAGTTCAAAAAGTCCATTCACCTGTGGTATGCAAAAGATAAAAACAGTACCTTGGAAAAGGAGTTTTTAAGCCTTTTGACCAACAAAAATTAG
- a CDS encoding NAD-dependent epimerase/dehydratase family protein — protein MMTIALVSGGSGLIGMQLLHQLFQEKAYDAVISVSRRELAIKHPKLVQVVVDFDQINQVSLLDKLREKDIGGENQAIVRALENKEAVIHAFCALGTTIRKAKSRDKFYKIDHDYVINFARWAYSWGASKFLYVSALGADQLSKFFYNRVKGEVEEDLKVIPFQYLGIFRPSILLGHRKESRFGKMWERC, from the coding sequence ATGATGACCATCGCATTAGTTTCCGGGGGATCTGGACTTATAGGGATGCAGCTTTTGCATCAACTGTTCCAGGAAAAAGCCTATGATGCGGTGATATCTGTTTCCCGAAGGGAACTGGCCATCAAGCATCCCAAGCTGGTGCAGGTGGTGGTGGATTTTGATCAGATCAACCAGGTAAGCCTTTTGGACAAATTGAGGGAAAAGGATATTGGCGGGGAAAACCAGGCCATCGTCCGGGCCCTTGAAAATAAAGAAGCGGTAATCCATGCTTTTTGTGCTTTGGGGACCACCATCAGAAAAGCCAAGTCCAGGGATAAATTTTATAAAATCGATCATGATTATGTGATCAACTTTGCCCGCTGGGCCTATAGCTGGGGAGCAAGCAAGTTTTTGTATGTCAGTGCTCTGGGGGCAGATCAATTATCCAAATTCTTTTACAACCGGGTAAAAGGTGAAGTGGAGGAAGACCTGAAAGTCATCCCATTTCAATACCTGGGCATTTTCCGGCCTTCAATCCTTTTGGGACACCGTAAGGAATCCCGCTTTGGGAAGATGTGGGAAAGGTGTTAG